One genomic segment of Rubripirellula tenax includes these proteins:
- a CDS encoding arylsulfatase: MRNVSLAIAGLMVIISSVASAADKPNIVIIWGDDIGRSNVSAYTHGVMGYKTPNIDRVAREGMMFTDYYAEQSCTAGRASFIMGQHGLRTGMTKVGLPGAKLGMQKEDPTIAGLLKNHGYATGQFGKNHLGDRDDMLPTNHGFDEFYGNLYHLNAEEEPEHVDYPKDPEFRKKYGPRGVLHSFADGKIEDTGPLTRKRMETIDDDTADRAVDFMERQTKAEKPFFVWVNFTHMHFRTHVKPESKGQSGRWMSEYADAMIDHDKNVGTVLDAIDDLGLGDNTFVMYSTDNGVHMNTWPDAGMTPFRNEKNSNWEGAYRVPAMVRYPGKIKPGSVSNEIVSHLDWLPTILAMAGEPDVKEKLLTGHKAIGRDYKVHLDGYNLLPYLTDEEDKSPRDSFIYCNDDQQLTALRYDNWKLVFLEQRIRGTLQIWAEPFVSLRLPKIFNLRGDPYERADVTSNTYYDWMIDRAYLLVPAQDYVGKFMATFKDYPPRQKAASFNLDDVMKSLMEGPAK, encoded by the coding sequence ATGAGAAATGTATCCTTGGCGATTGCCGGACTGATGGTAATTATCAGCTCAGTGGCATCTGCAGCCGACAAACCCAACATCGTCATCATTTGGGGTGACGACATCGGTCGGTCCAACGTTAGCGCCTACACGCACGGCGTGATGGGCTACAAGACACCGAACATCGACCGCGTTGCTCGCGAAGGAATGATGTTCACGGATTACTACGCCGAGCAAAGTTGCACGGCGGGCCGTGCCAGTTTCATCATGGGCCAACACGGCTTAAGAACGGGAATGACGAAGGTCGGTTTGCCGGGTGCCAAACTGGGCATGCAAAAGGAAGACCCCACGATCGCCGGATTGCTGAAAAACCACGGCTACGCGACTGGGCAGTTTGGTAAGAACCACTTGGGCGACCGCGACGACATGTTGCCGACCAATCATGGCTTCGACGAATTTTACGGCAACCTTTATCACCTTAACGCCGAAGAAGAACCCGAGCACGTTGATTACCCGAAGGATCCCGAGTTCCGCAAAAAGTACGGTCCTCGTGGCGTGCTGCATTCGTTTGCCGATGGCAAGATCGAAGACACCGGGCCACTGACTCGCAAGCGAATGGAAACGATCGACGACGACACGGCTGATCGCGCCGTGGACTTCATGGAGCGACAAACCAAGGCCGAGAAGCCTTTCTTCGTTTGGGTGAACTTCACTCACATGCACTTTCGCACTCACGTCAAACCGGAAAGTAAAGGGCAATCTGGTCGTTGGATGAGCGAGTATGCCGACGCTATGATCGACCACGACAAGAACGTTGGTACCGTGCTGGATGCGATTGACGATCTTGGACTCGGCGACAACACCTTTGTCATGTACAGCACCGACAACGGCGTTCACATGAACACCTGGCCCGACGCCGGCATGACTCCTTTCCGAAACGAAAAGAACAGTAATTGGGAAGGTGCTTACCGAGTACCGGCCATGGTGCGTTACCCCGGCAAGATCAAACCAGGCAGCGTATCGAACGAGATCGTTTCGCACCTGGATTGGTTGCCTACGATTTTGGCGATGGCTGGCGAACCCGATGTGAAAGAAAAATTGCTTACCGGACACAAAGCCATCGGTCGTGACTACAAGGTCCACCTGGACGGTTACAACCTGTTGCCGTATTTGACCGATGAAGAAGACAAGAGCCCTCGTGATTCGTTCATCTACTGCAACGATGACCAGCAACTCACGGCACTGCGTTACGACAACTGGAAACTCGTTTTCCTAGAGCAGCGCATTCGAGGCACGCTGCAGATTTGGGCTGAGCCGTTCGTATCGTTGCGTTTGCCAAAGATTTTCAACTTACGAGGCGACCCCTACGAGCGAGCCGATGTCACGTCGAACACGTATTACGACTGGATGATCGACCGAGCTTATTTGCTGGTTCCAGCTCAAGATTACGTGGGCAAGTTCATGGCTACCTTCAAGGACTATCCGCCCCGTCAAAAGGCGGCCAGCTTCAATCTGGATGACGTCATGAAGAGCCTGATGGAAGGTCCAGCGAAGTAG
- a CDS encoding AAA family ATPase: MSARESLQELQSRMSESIIGQDHVVQQLLLTLLCDGNALLEGLPGLAKTRAIKTLSKNLESDFSRIQFTPDLLPSDITGAEIYLGEDAAERFVFQQGPVFANLVLADEINRAPAKVQAALLEAMEEQQVTVSGKTHKMPKLFMVLATQNPVEQEGTYPLPEAQMDRFLMHITMTHPDDASELAIMRLVRGESSTSSTGEEKPIVPQSAIFDARKEIDGIRISEPMEKYIVAIVAATRRPIDYGNELARWIQVGVSPRATLAIDKVSRAHAWYHGRDHVTPDDIQAVAHDCLRHRLMLTYEASADGVSPDQVIDKILRKVAVA, translated from the coding sequence ATGAGTGCACGAGAAAGTCTTCAAGAACTTCAGTCGCGAATGTCCGAGTCAATCATTGGGCAAGATCATGTGGTCCAGCAGTTGTTGCTGACATTGCTTTGCGATGGCAACGCGTTGCTGGAAGGGCTGCCGGGACTGGCCAAGACGCGAGCGATCAAAACGCTTTCCAAGAATCTAGAATCCGATTTTAGTCGGATCCAGTTCACGCCGGACTTGCTGCCGTCGGACATCACGGGTGCAGAAATCTATCTGGGCGAAGATGCCGCTGAACGGTTCGTTTTCCAGCAAGGTCCTGTCTTCGCCAATTTAGTGCTTGCCGACGAAATCAATCGAGCGCCGGCAAAAGTCCAAGCCGCGTTGCTAGAAGCGATGGAAGAACAGCAGGTGACTGTGTCGGGTAAGACACACAAGATGCCCAAATTGTTCATGGTATTGGCGACCCAAAACCCGGTGGAGCAAGAAGGCACGTATCCGCTTCCGGAAGCTCAGATGGATCGTTTCCTAATGCACATCACGATGACGCATCCAGATGATGCATCGGAGTTGGCGATCATGCGGTTGGTGCGTGGGGAGTCGTCGACAAGCTCGACTGGTGAAGAAAAACCCATCGTGCCACAGTCGGCCATCTTTGATGCTCGCAAGGAGATTGATGGCATTCGAATTTCTGAACCGATGGAAAAGTACATCGTTGCGATCGTGGCCGCGACTCGACGGCCGATCGACTATGGCAACGAACTCGCCCGCTGGATCCAGGTCGGCGTCAGTCCTCGCGCAACGCTGGCGATCGACAAGGTTTCGCGAGCGCATGCGTGGTATCACGGTCGCGATCACGTGACGCCCGATGATATCCAAGCGGTCGCGCACGATTGTTTGCGGCACCGCCTGATGCTGACGTATGAAGCGAGCGCGGATGGTGTTTCGCCGGATCAAGTTATCGACAAGATACTGCGCAAGGTCGCGGTCGCATGA
- a CDS encoding alpha/beta hydrolase, translating to MPKLKAWLHRYWQTFSFTGLVFATLFFAASVTPSLLPRVNIVQGFLSGFSLAIGYGLGVAMVWLWGFLELPQPTEGLERWSKRITSVAAGGILAFFVWKCADWQNSIRVLMEMPPLESEFPLGFFAIAVIIATIIVAVVRTMIHGVNHLSMRLNRFVPKRVSIAISTTAILAFAFIVSNDLVVRQLLRSADRVFLNADQRVDSGIEPPLDRSACGSPESLISWPSIGRRGKNFIVGGPSRRDISDFTGSDAKQPIRVYAGMEADDNDAVERARLAVEELKRVGGFERKVLIVATPTGTGWLDEGAVDTIEYLHNGDTAIVSTQYSYLPSWLTILIDPERSKRSAQLLFDRVYGYWTSLPKDDRPKLYLFGLSLGSLGCEQAADLLHTFQDPIQGAVWSGPPFPSRQWSSVVQGRTSDSTIWAPRFNDQSMIRFTSQDNLLNSDKPWGPIRCVYIQHASDPMVWFSPDLAWRRPQWLNDPRGPDVSPKLGWYPVVTFLQIGFDLPLATSVPVGYGHNYSPSSYIDAWVAVTQPIGWNDRSLNRLKTKFYAPSQN from the coding sequence ATGCCGAAACTGAAAGCTTGGCTGCACCGATATTGGCAGACCTTCTCGTTCACGGGGCTCGTTTTTGCGACGCTGTTTTTTGCAGCGTCGGTGACGCCGTCGTTGCTTCCCCGAGTCAACATCGTGCAGGGATTTCTATCCGGTTTTTCGCTCGCGATCGGCTATGGGCTTGGTGTGGCGATGGTGTGGTTGTGGGGATTCCTGGAACTGCCCCAACCCACCGAGGGACTTGAGCGGTGGAGTAAACGGATCACCAGTGTCGCGGCCGGAGGCATCCTTGCCTTCTTTGTTTGGAAGTGCGCCGATTGGCAAAACTCGATTCGTGTCTTGATGGAGATGCCGCCCTTGGAAAGCGAATTTCCGCTTGGCTTCTTCGCCATCGCCGTCATCATCGCGACAATCATTGTTGCGGTGGTGCGGACGATGATCCATGGCGTCAACCATTTGTCGATGCGGCTCAATCGCTTTGTGCCCAAACGTGTTTCAATCGCGATCAGCACAACGGCGATCCTGGCGTTCGCGTTTATCGTTTCAAACGACTTGGTCGTGCGGCAACTGCTTCGTTCGGCGGATCGAGTCTTTTTGAATGCCGATCAAAGGGTCGATTCCGGCATCGAACCGCCATTGGATCGATCTGCGTGTGGCAGCCCCGAGTCGTTGATCTCTTGGCCCTCGATCGGTCGCCGTGGCAAAAACTTTATCGTCGGCGGACCATCACGACGAGACATTTCCGACTTTACAGGCAGCGATGCCAAGCAACCGATTCGCGTCTATGCGGGAATGGAAGCCGACGACAACGACGCGGTTGAACGAGCCCGTCTGGCGGTCGAAGAACTGAAGCGTGTCGGTGGCTTTGAACGCAAAGTCTTGATCGTTGCAACGCCGACGGGTACCGGTTGGTTGGATGAGGGCGCTGTGGACACGATTGAGTATCTGCACAACGGCGATACCGCGATCGTGAGCACTCAGTATTCGTATCTGCCCAGTTGGTTGACGATCCTGATCGATCCGGAACGCTCGAAGCGATCTGCGCAACTTTTGTTTGATCGTGTTTACGGGTACTGGACTTCTTTGCCCAAGGACGATCGACCCAAGCTGTATTTGTTTGGACTCAGTCTCGGTTCGCTTGGATGCGAACAGGCCGCCGATCTGTTGCACACCTTTCAAGATCCAATTCAGGGCGCCGTCTGGAGCGGTCCTCCGTTTCCAAGCCGACAATGGTCCTCGGTCGTTCAGGGACGAACCTCTGATTCGACGATTTGGGCACCGCGATTCAACGACCAGTCCATGATTCGATTCACGTCTCAAGACAATCTCTTGAACTCTGACAAGCCTTGGGGACCGATTCGATGCGTTTACATTCAACACGCGAGCGACCCGATGGTTTGGTTTTCGCCCGACTTGGCATGGCGACGACCTCAGTGGCTAAACGACCCCCGCGGCCCTGATGTGTCACCCAAACTGGGGTGGTATCCCGTGGTGACCTTCTTGCAGATTGGTTTTGATCTACCGTTGGCGACCAGCGTTCCGGTGGGCTACGGCCACAATTACAGTCCGTCCAGCTACATCGACGCGTGGGTCGCGGTGACCCAGCCGATCGGATGGAACGATCGATCGCTCAACCGCTTGAAAACCAAATTTTACGCCCCATCGCAGAATTGA
- a CDS encoding VWA domain-containing protein, with amino-acid sequence MMEFLDAFHFLRPWWLLAILPVTLLGWWMIRRDDPTGDLKHAIAPHLLRPLTISPASSTRFRPAMMAVPLWTLSVLALAGPTWRTEPPPWTEDESSLYLVVRMTPSMISEDVQPNRLERARGKLHDLMELRRGSRTGLIVYSQSAHLVMPATDDSGVIDQMLQSLDPAMMPGEGDALADALRMASDHIESSGRGGSVLIVADGNEPAQASSLAGWRTTTSTPVQWLAPVPVGSSLDAIGITTAAGSIAAATIAITPDDTDVNAIARRAEQTFAMAAIGDASQWRDEGIWLVWPVAMGLAIWFRKGWSVTP; translated from the coding sequence ATGATGGAATTTCTTGACGCTTTTCATTTTTTGCGGCCATGGTGGCTATTGGCAATTCTTCCGGTGACGTTGTTGGGGTGGTGGATGATCCGCCGCGACGATCCCACGGGTGACCTGAAACACGCCATCGCACCGCATCTGCTGCGGCCACTCACGATCTCGCCCGCATCAAGCACCCGATTTCGCCCTGCGATGATGGCAGTGCCGCTATGGACCCTAAGCGTCTTGGCCCTGGCCGGCCCAACGTGGCGAACGGAACCGCCACCATGGACCGAGGATGAATCGTCGTTGTACCTGGTCGTGCGCATGACGCCGTCGATGATCAGTGAAGACGTCCAGCCGAATCGTTTGGAACGAGCACGGGGAAAACTGCATGATTTGATGGAGCTTCGTCGCGGCAGCCGCACTGGCTTGATCGTGTATTCCCAATCCGCACACTTGGTGATGCCCGCCACGGATGACTCGGGAGTGATTGACCAAATGTTGCAATCGCTCGATCCCGCCATGATGCCAGGCGAAGGCGACGCCTTGGCCGATGCCTTGCGCATGGCCAGTGATCACATTGAATCTTCCGGGCGAGGCGGCTCGGTCTTGATCGTTGCCGATGGCAACGAACCAGCGCAAGCGTCAAGTCTAGCGGGGTGGCGGACGACGACATCGACGCCGGTCCAGTGGCTCGCGCCGGTTCCCGTTGGCAGCTCACTCGATGCAATCGGTATCACGACTGCCGCGGGTTCAATCGCCGCTGCGACGATCGCGATCACGCCCGACGACACGGACGTGAATGCAATTGCCCGACGCGCCGAACAAACCTTCGCCATGGCTGCTATCGGTGACGCTTCGCAGTGGCGCGACGAAGGCATTTGGTTGGTCTGGCCTGTCGCGATGGGGCTGGCGATTTGGTTCCGCAAAGGCTGGAGCGTGACGCCATGA
- a CDS encoding efflux RND transporter permease subunit codes for MIPHFFIDRPIFASVISVLITMIGGLFVFQLPIAQYPEIAPPTVSVSCFYPGAGSRVVAETVAAPIEQQVTGVENMLYMSSSSTNDGGYVLTVTFELGTDLDMAQVMVQNRVNLALPSLPAEVKQTGVSVKKKSPNILLVVNMVSPDESRDQLYLSNYATIRVRDELARTEGVGDLAFLGQLDYSMRVWLDPEQMASLDLAASDVLAALREQNVQVAAGAIGRPPIPDGQAFQYTLTTLGRLRDPSQFGDIVIKTGEEGRTVRLKDIVTKQRSTEDGQTFGGIQLGAKNEDTSCVLDGTPSVGLGIYQLPGSNALDTADRVRAKMEALKASFPDGVDYRIVYDTTPFISESIAEVFHALRDAIILVALVVLLFLQSWRATLIPLVAVPVAIVGTFAVMAGVGFSLNNLSLFGLLLAIGIVVDDAIVVVEAVEHKIENGLGVRDAARQAMTEVTTPIIAISLVLMCVFIPCLFISGITGQFFRQFAVTIAAATFFSAVNSLTLSPALCVLLLKPKDHHGDGLTRLINGIFGRFFKWFNRAFDSVSNGYARGTGWLLRLSFLVLLLYGGLLGLTYFTMTNTPVGFVPSQDKGYLLVDVQLPDSASLERTRAVMKRFDEIVLLGQRANEPAIKGVGHSLVINGQSIVQGAVGSNLASAFVILEPFEEREEAEAAADNIANRIRQVCAEEIFDAKVSVFGPPAVDGLGSGGGFKVMIRDVASLGLDNLQATADEFAAAGTAEPGILGMFNGFRANTPQMYVDVDRTKCKTMDISLQEVFTSLQLYLGGTYANDFNQFGRTWQVNLQADPKFRLHPEQISQFRVRSRQGNIVPLGAVATVSQSTGPSMVQRYNGVEATAINGASMPGVSTGDVVKIVDGLAAKQLPFGMDTQWTELTFLQIRAGNTALIVFAVAVLLVVLVLSAQYESLKLPMAVVLVVPMCLLCSVVGIAASGMDINIFVQVGFIVLVGLASKNAILIVEFAKEQQAAGKSKFDATIEACRSRLRPIIMTSLAFILGVVPLVLATGAGAEMRRPLGVAVFSGMIGVTLFGIFLTPVFFYLIASERKTTEPTSNEGSDSNP; via the coding sequence ACTTGGCACCGACTTGGACATGGCACAGGTGATGGTGCAAAACCGAGTCAACTTGGCACTGCCGTCGCTGCCCGCCGAAGTCAAACAAACCGGCGTGTCGGTCAAGAAAAAGTCGCCCAACATTCTGTTGGTCGTCAACATGGTTTCGCCCGACGAATCGCGAGACCAACTTTACCTAAGCAATTATGCGACGATCCGTGTTCGCGATGAACTCGCCCGCACCGAAGGCGTCGGAGACTTAGCGTTCTTGGGGCAACTCGATTACAGCATGCGGGTTTGGCTGGATCCCGAACAAATGGCATCGCTGGACTTAGCCGCATCCGATGTGTTGGCGGCCCTTCGTGAACAAAATGTCCAAGTCGCCGCCGGTGCGATCGGCCGCCCGCCCATTCCGGATGGCCAAGCGTTTCAGTACACGCTGACGACGCTCGGGCGATTGCGAGATCCGTCGCAGTTTGGTGATATCGTTATCAAAACCGGTGAAGAAGGACGCACGGTCCGATTGAAAGATATCGTCACCAAACAGCGATCGACCGAGGATGGGCAAACGTTTGGTGGCATCCAATTGGGTGCGAAAAATGAAGATACGTCGTGCGTGCTCGACGGGACACCCTCGGTGGGCCTGGGCATTTATCAATTGCCCGGTTCCAACGCGCTGGACACGGCCGACCGCGTTCGTGCAAAAATGGAAGCGCTAAAGGCATCGTTTCCCGACGGCGTCGACTACAGAATTGTTTACGACACGACGCCGTTCATTTCAGAATCGATTGCCGAAGTCTTTCACGCGCTGCGTGACGCGATCATCTTGGTCGCCCTGGTTGTGCTGTTATTTTTGCAATCTTGGCGCGCCACTTTGATTCCCCTGGTCGCCGTCCCCGTCGCAATCGTGGGGACGTTCGCGGTCATGGCAGGCGTCGGATTCAGTTTGAACAATCTATCGTTGTTTGGTCTGCTGCTTGCGATCGGGATCGTGGTGGACGATGCGATCGTGGTCGTCGAAGCGGTCGAACACAAGATTGAAAACGGATTGGGCGTTCGTGATGCGGCTCGCCAAGCGATGACCGAGGTGACAACGCCGATCATCGCGATTTCGTTGGTGTTGATGTGCGTTTTCATTCCGTGTTTGTTCATCTCCGGAATCACGGGACAATTCTTTCGCCAGTTCGCGGTCACGATCGCCGCCGCGACGTTTTTCTCCGCCGTCAATTCGCTGACGCTCAGCCCTGCGCTGTGCGTGCTGTTGCTGAAACCCAAGGATCACCACGGCGATGGGCTGACTCGGTTGATCAACGGAATTTTCGGGAGATTCTTCAAATGGTTCAACCGAGCTTTTGACAGCGTGTCCAACGGCTACGCCCGTGGGACCGGCTGGTTGCTTCGGCTTAGCTTTTTGGTTTTGCTGCTGTACGGCGGGCTGCTCGGTTTGACGTATTTTACGATGACCAACACGCCCGTGGGTTTTGTGCCGTCGCAAGACAAGGGGTACCTGTTGGTCGATGTCCAGTTGCCCGATTCGGCTTCGTTGGAACGCACTCGAGCGGTGATGAAACGATTCGACGAAATCGTTTTGTTGGGCCAGCGTGCAAACGAACCAGCAATCAAGGGCGTCGGCCACTCTTTGGTGATCAACGGCCAATCGATCGTGCAAGGAGCGGTCGGGTCCAACCTCGCATCGGCATTTGTGATTTTGGAACCGTTCGAGGAACGAGAAGAAGCCGAGGCCGCCGCCGACAACATTGCCAACAGGATTCGGCAGGTTTGTGCCGAAGAAATCTTTGACGCCAAGGTGTCCGTTTTTGGTCCGCCCGCCGTCGACGGGCTCGGCTCGGGCGGCGGGTTCAAGGTCATGATTCGGGATGTGGCTTCGCTGGGCTTGGACAATTTGCAAGCGACGGCGGACGAGTTTGCGGCCGCCGGGACTGCCGAACCGGGTATCCTGGGCATGTTCAACGGCTTTCGCGCCAACACGCCACAGATGTATGTCGACGTCGATCGAACGAAGTGCAAGACGATGGACATTTCGCTTCAAGAAGTGTTCACGTCGCTGCAACTGTACTTGGGCGGAACCTATGCGAACGACTTCAATCAGTTTGGTCGTACGTGGCAAGTGAACTTACAAGCGGATCCGAAATTTCGGCTGCACCCCGAACAGATTTCGCAGTTCCGTGTTCGCTCTCGTCAGGGCAATATCGTTCCGCTCGGTGCGGTGGCAACGGTCAGCCAAAGCACCGGACCGTCGATGGTTCAACGTTACAACGGCGTGGAAGCGACGGCCATCAACGGCGCATCGATGCCGGGCGTCAGCACGGGTGACGTCGTCAAGATCGTCGACGGTTTGGCGGCGAAGCAGTTGCCCTTCGGCATGGACACCCAGTGGACGGAATTAACGTTTTTGCAAATCCGTGCAGGCAACACGGCATTGATCGTGTTCGCGGTTGCCGTGCTGTTGGTGGTCTTGGTTTTGTCGGCCCAATACGAAAGCCTGAAACTGCCGATGGCAGTCGTTTTGGTAGTACCGATGTGCCTTCTTTGCTCGGTCGTGGGAATTGCCGCGTCCGGAATGGACATCAACATCTTCGTGCAGGTCGGATTCATTGTTCTGGTCGGACTGGCCAGCAAGAACGCGATTCTGATTGTGGAATTTGCCAAGGAGCAACAAGCCGCCGGCAAGTCAAAATTTGATGCGACGATCGAGGCATGCCGATCCCGATTGCGGCCGATCATCATGACGTCGCTGGCGTTCATCTTGGGTGTCGTGCCACTGGTGCTGGCGACGGGTGCGGGCGCCGAGATGCGTCGCCCGCTTGGCGTCGCCGTGTTTTCGGGAATGATCGGCGTCACGTTGTTCGGGATATTTTTGACGCCGGTGTTTTTCTATCTGATTGCAAGCGAGCGAAAGACGACTGAACCGACTTCCAACGAAGGATCCGATTCAAATCCGTGA
- a CDS encoding DUF4381 domain-containing protein has protein sequence MESPDPASLDNLNEFVLPDPVGWLPLAPVWKFLISIAIVWLTAWVWIRVIRFLRNAYRRQAIGELAVIEAEADVVKLNELLKRTAMTAYGRDEVASLHGERWVEFLHSASPPTSNRSIAILGDASSQPSMVLSADKRTELFAFARDWICHHSPKATSC, from the coding sequence ATGGAAAGCCCTGATCCCGCCAGCCTGGATAACTTGAACGAGTTCGTGTTGCCCGATCCGGTGGGTTGGTTGCCGCTTGCACCGGTTTGGAAATTTCTCATCTCGATTGCGATCGTGTGGCTGACCGCTTGGGTTTGGATACGAGTGATTCGCTTTCTTCGCAATGCTTACCGTCGCCAAGCAATCGGGGAGCTTGCCGTGATCGAAGCGGAGGCGGATGTGGTGAAGCTAAATGAACTGCTAAAGCGAACCGCAATGACGGCGTACGGACGCGATGAGGTGGCGTCACTGCATGGGGAGCGTTGGGTGGAGTTCTTGCACTCGGCTAGCCCGCCGACGTCAAATCGGAGTATCGCGATTCTTGGTGATGCGTCATCGCAACCCTCGATGGTTCTTTCGGCGGACAAACGAACCGAACTATTCGCATTCGCACGCGATTGGATTTGCCACCATTCACCGAAGGCAACATCATGTTGA
- a CDS encoding VWA domain-containing protein: MLTWAAPWCFAILPLPLILRAVLLPHSRTRDSVRVPMFDVLVTTSGQTPGSGASIASRSIAAAVVLTLAWIAIVAALAQPQWLLDPISRDVATRDLLLAVDLSGSMETEDFTDESGKKTDRMTATKQVLDSFLQSRHGDRVGMVVFGNGAFVQVPFTQDLDVCRELLADLEPRMAGPKTALGDAIGLSINLFDRSEMESKVLIAMTDGNDTGSRVPPAQAAKIAANKGIIIHTIGVGDPEAAGEQTLDETELKAIASETGGQFFRAQDRDALQSVYTKLDAMDTRTVETISHRPRKALYPIPLAASLALSVGYQTLAMAWALLRRRRLVAVAGSESMEVAV; encoded by the coding sequence ATGTTGACCTGGGCCGCGCCGTGGTGCTTTGCGATCTTGCCATTGCCGTTGATCCTGCGAGCGGTGTTGCTGCCGCATTCACGCACCCGTGATTCCGTACGCGTGCCGATGTTTGATGTTTTGGTGACCACGAGCGGACAGACTCCTGGATCGGGAGCGTCGATTGCCTCGCGTTCTATAGCCGCCGCAGTCGTATTGACGCTGGCGTGGATCGCGATCGTTGCTGCGCTCGCACAGCCTCAATGGTTGCTCGACCCGATTTCGCGTGACGTGGCGACTCGCGATTTGTTGCTGGCGGTGGATCTGTCAGGTTCGATGGAGACCGAGGATTTCACGGACGAGTCGGGAAAGAAAACCGACCGAATGACAGCGACCAAGCAAGTGCTGGACAGCTTTTTGCAATCACGTCACGGCGATCGAGTGGGCATGGTTGTGTTTGGCAACGGGGCGTTCGTTCAAGTCCCATTCACGCAGGACTTGGACGTTTGCCGTGAATTGCTGGCAGACTTAGAGCCACGCATGGCCGGTCCCAAGACGGCACTGGGCGACGCGATCGGCTTGTCGATCAATTTGTTCGACCGCAGCGAAATGGAATCGAAAGTTCTGATCGCGATGACCGACGGCAACGACACGGGCAGCCGCGTACCACCGGCCCAAGCAGCCAAGATCGCAGCGAACAAGGGAATCATCATTCACACCATCGGCGTCGGCGATCCAGAAGCGGCCGGTGAACAAACACTTGATGAAACTGAATTGAAAGCGATCGCATCTGAAACGGGAGGCCAGTTCTTTCGCGCTCAGGATCGCGATGCGTTGCAATCGGTCTACACCAAGCTCGATGCGATGGACACACGCACCGTCGAAACGATCTCGCACAGGCCTCGGAAAGCTCTGTATCCGATTCCGCTTGCCGCTTCGTTGGCACTATCGGTTGGGTACCAGACCCTCGCGATGGCCTGGGCGTTGCTTCGTCGGCGCCGATTGGTGGCGGTCGCGGGATCGGAAAGCATGGAGGTGGCCGTATGA
- a CDS encoding DUF58 domain-containing protein, giving the protein MSGTLTDRLDAATSASRVDAASVDSRVTTNLHALVRLRSKARGFTFLPKQPTASLLSGRHASHIRGRGLNFEEIRRYHAGDDIRTIDWKVTARLRSPHTRVFTEERDRPTLVVVDSRIGMFFGTQHNMKSVTTAEAAALAAWRTIDVGDRMGMIIFDDENAQALPLARSRDGVMRMLRTIVDFNGRLSAASPVRSNASMLGVALDQAARVATHDHLVIVISDFHGLDDAARQRLRKLRSHNDVIAALVHDPSASKLPPASRITVSDGDMQLELPDSDRIRKRLLDATAGRIRDVLSLQKNLRIPVIPISAGEETAAQIQHWLGR; this is encoded by the coding sequence ATGAGCGGCACGTTGACCGATCGGCTGGATGCCGCAACATCGGCGTCACGAGTGGACGCCGCCAGCGTTGACTCTCGCGTGACCACGAACCTGCACGCATTGGTACGATTGCGATCCAAGGCACGCGGGTTCACGTTTCTGCCCAAGCAGCCCACGGCCAGTTTGTTGTCGGGGCGTCACGCGTCACACATTCGCGGACGCGGATTGAACTTTGAAGAAATCCGTCGCTATCACGCTGGCGACGATATTCGCACGATCGACTGGAAAGTCACCGCTCGGCTGCGATCGCCGCACACGCGAGTGTTTACCGAGGAACGCGATCGACCGACGCTGGTGGTTGTTGACAGCCGCATCGGCATGTTCTTTGGAACGCAGCACAACATGAAGTCGGTGACGACCGCGGAAGCGGCGGCCCTGGCCGCTTGGCGCACGATCGACGTCGGTGACCGCATGGGCATGATCATTTTCGACGACGAGAACGCTCAAGCATTGCCGTTAGCCCGCAGTCGTGACGGAGTCATGCGGATGCTTCGTACGATCGTGGACTTCAACGGTCGATTGTCCGCAGCATCGCCGGTTCGGTCCAACGCCTCGATGCTTGGTGTCGCACTTGACCAAGCCGCTCGGGTGGCGACCCATGACCATTTGGTGATTGTGATCAGCGACTTTCACGGGCTAGACGATGCCGCTCGCCAGCGACTGAGAAAACTCCGCAGCCACAATGACGTGATCGCCGCATTGGTTCACGACCCGAGTGCTTCCAAACTTCCGCCCGCGTCACGGATTACAGTCAGTGACGGCGACATGCAGTTGGAATTGCCCGACAGCGATCGGATTCGAAAACGTTTGCTCGATGCGACCGCTGGACGAATTCGCGATGTACTGTCGTTGCAGAAGAACTTGCGGATCCCTGTGATTCCGATCAGCGCAGGCGAAGAAACAGCAGCGCAGATTCAACATTGGCTGGGGCGTTGA